Part of the Lolium rigidum isolate FL_2022 chromosome 6, APGP_CSIRO_Lrig_0.1, whole genome shotgun sequence genome, TTTGAATCTCAAAATtgttaaaattaaaaaattatttaAATCTCAAGATTGTCGCACTTGAACATTGTTTCAATTTGAAATACGAGAAAATGTTCGGATTAAAAATGATCATACTTTAAAATGTTTAGAATTTCcaatcaaacaaacaaaaaagacaaaaaatgtaAAAAGGATGACAGAACCGATGAACCGACGAAGAAACAGAGAAAGAACCCGTTATAACCTTTTAGAATGTTCCTACAACCGGATCCTGCCGCCCGCTAACGGGTTAGGGTCCACCACTCTTGGGTAGGTGGGATAATTATTCGCTCCTGATAATGAGCGATAAATAGGGTTCGCTGATGGATGGTGTTCACGTCCAATCGAAGATGTCCTCCATGAGTTCAGGTTCAAGGACGGTGTAAGAATTTGCATTATGGTGTGGAAGCCCACGTGTGACTTCAATGTTGGCCTAGAGGTCCGAATTGTTCCTTTCACAAAAGCGTTGATAGACTCCTTGAGACGAACATCCAGCAAGGTCTCCCCATCCCGAGGACGCTAATAAGAAGATACAGAACCTGCTCTACACTTCTAGACCACCGCACTAACCTTCCAACACGGCGCACTCTTGTAAATGATCAAATACGCACTCAAGAACTAACACTGACGAAGCAAGCTAAAAGGATAGTGTCAAACCTGTTCCCTTCAGTGATAGAGGAAGACGTGGAGAACGCGGTGCAGGGAAAATATGACCGTTAGCCGCGTCTCTAGCGACCAGACGGGCGACACCGAGGGGCGCGTGGGAGCAGCGCAGCGCCGCTCCTCACCGCCACCCTCTGTGACGGCAAAGGGCTCCCTCTGGTAAGAGTTCCGACGAGAAGAAGGGCGCTGGGCTGGCCGCGCCAGTGGAGGGTCCGATGCCGGTGACCCTTGGAGGCTTCATGGTTCCGAAGTTGATGGGAGCAGGAAGATTGTCCCGTCAAGAACCGGACTCCTCCTCCCCGCACAATTGAGAGCATGAGGTGCCATCCTTCACGGCTTCCTACCCAGCTGATGCAATCACGAGCCAGCTCTGAGTGGTGGCGTCTAACCTAGTCGAGGCCGATATTGGGTCCATATCGGGCGCGTGTGCCGCCTAGCTACCATGCAGGTCGCTGCAGCTGCCCGGCTCCAACAGCATCGCCACCATGCCCTTCTCGTCCTCTCTGTCGCCCTCGTACCTCCAAGCGCTTCCACCGAGCaaactgatgaggacatcccatctgttgatacaaccgctgtacctacagccacacaaatacaaggaccaatcactcgagctcgtgccaaacaacttaactattaggtactttcgtttcttggaactattcctcacatacatgagaatatgatgatgcctaaatcagatatgtttgttactcttaggaatgatggacctagcatggatgaggaggataagcattggagcatgatcgcacatggaggagatggcagcaagcatttgaggattgaagagtacaccgcagtggtgacttcgtcaacctcaagatatgccggctcagtccctcggaggtgctcataggggtagggtgtgcgtgcgtgcgttcataggggtgtttgtacgtgcgtgtttgtgagcgtctgcgttgtactgtgttctcaaaaaaaagtgGAGATtttagaactttgaagccaccataagaagagatgaagacatggacgaaatatagagttccaaCACGACACACTTCTGTAAATGATCAAATACGCACTCAAGAACTAACACCGGCAAAGCACCCTAAAAGCATAATGTCAAACCTCTTCCCTTCAGTGATAGAGGAAGACATGGAGAATGCGGTGTAGGGAAAATATGAGACCGTTAGCCACGTTTCTGGCGACCAGACGGGCGACACCGAGGGCCACGTGGGAGTAGCGCAGCGCCGCACCGCTCCTCACCGCCACCCTCCATGACGGCAAAGGGCTCCCTCTGGTGAGAGTTCCGATGAGGAGGAGGGCGCTGGGCTGGCCGCGCCGGCAGAGGGTCCGATGCTGGTGACCCTTGGAGACTTCATGGTTCCGAAGCTGATGGGAGCAGGGAGATTGTCCCGTCAAGAATCGGACCCCTTCCTCCCTGCACAATTGAGAGCATGAGGTGCCATCCTTCACGGCTTCCTACCCAACTGACGCAACCACGAGCCAGCTCCGAGTGATGGCATCGAACCCAATCGAGGCCGGTATTGGGCCCATATCGGGCACGTGTGCCGCCTAGCTACCATGCAGGTCGCCGCAGCCGCCTGGctccaccagcaccaccaccatgccctTCTAGTCCTCTCCGCCACCCTCGTACATCCAAGCGCTTCCACCGAGCAAACACTGCTTCCACCGCAACATTGTGTTGTGCACGCACTGCCCCCGCCCCCTTAGTCAGGCTGGGTGCCGCCACCACAAACGGGTCGGCGATGTGGCGACCAAAGGAGTTTGAATTAGTGGTGTTTTTCTAGGGTTCGGGAGGCCTCCGAAGCCGCTTGAACGGGAGGCGCCCTGAGAGGTGGGCTATGCTAGGTTAGCATAGTAATTTGGCTAGGTGTGGGAGAAAATGACATTCCCCTCTTTGTTGTGTGCCTATGCTTGCGTCTTCCTCCTCAGGCGCAccctacttagagcatctctaacagagcccgaaaCATGCGAACTGTAAAAAACGAGTTCAGGCcactgaactcgtgtttacgggttgAACCAGTGTCGGCGCAGATCAGAACCTGTAAAATAAAACTGTAAAAGAGCATATTCCTAAATATGCCACTAGATCCACATGCCATTTTCCCCCTTGCCTCCTCTGCTCTAGCTGCACGCTTGCTCAGGACACCCGCCCCGCGCCGACCCTGTCCCGCCCCGGCCTCGGCCCGGCCCGACCCACGCCGCCCAACACTGCCCCGGCGAGCTCGACCCCGCCCCGCCCCGTCACGGACGCCTCCAGGGCCGGCCCGCTCGCGCCCGGCTGCCCGCTCTCCCTTCCCCGAGCTCGCAACGCAGGGCTCCGCTGAAATTTGGTTGTCCTCTGGCCGAATTTTGCCGAATTTTGGTCCTATTCAGGAAGTCCTCCGGCGGAACTGCACTGTTCGGAGCTGAAGTTTCAGCCCACCAAAACGCCACTAGGAATACAATTTAACCTTCATTTCAACCTTCCAGCCCCTACAAATAGGGGGCAGAGTTTGGTTTTTGGACCTGGTCTGTAAATTTTTTCGGTTTCGTCCCATTTACATTTACAGTAACTGATCTTCACTGATTCTAAACTGAAACCCGCGATTATTTTATAGTTTTGGCCTAGCTTAGAGATGCTTACACTGCCGGCGGGCCAGGCTCCCCTTCCTCGCTCTCCCTTCCCACCCTCTCGCGCCACTCCTCTCCAAGTCCCAACCAAAACCCCAACCAACCACCGCCGACCAAAACCCTACCTCCTCTCCGCCACCGCCACCCGCCGCGGCGCCATGGTCGTCTCCTTCAAGATctcccgccgcggccgccgcttctacccgccgcctccctcctctacatccgccgccgccgacccgccTCCTCCCGCGGCGTCCCCGTACGGGCCGCccctgccgccgcctccgccgtggcACGTGAGCACCCTCGCCTCGCCTTCTCTCCCCCCTTCCCCCCCGTCGATTCTCACCACCTCGATCGTCGCGTTAATCCGGATCGAAACCCTACTTACGCCTGCCGCATTGCGAGATTTTTTCGTCGTGACTGCAAAGCGTTACGGACCAACACTCGCATCTGAAAATCCTGCAGGCCGCCGCGGCGGGGCCGGGACCGGGGCTCGACAGCGGCACCGCCGTCCGGTCGGGCGTACTCGGTGGAAATGGAGCCGATCCCGCTGATTCAGGTGAGATTCCGAGCAACACCTGCCCAATTAATTTCCGGACGTTATGTTTCCACAATCTGTTATTATTCCCTCGTCAAATGCCGCGCGCTCAACAGAGGATTTGTGCAGACCTCGAGCCGTCCTTTGCGCTGAATCTGTTTCCGGATGGGTACACCGTTGGCGGGCTCGATAAGGTCTGTATGGGATCGATTGCAGCTGTATGTCTGTTAGTATTGTTAACTGTTGCTCATAGCAGAATCCGTCCACTTTTCTGTAGGGAATGCTTGTGTTTCTGATTGGTGATGATTCAGAGAGGAAGCCGTACACTAGGGCATCGAGAGCTTTGCTTTCCGTAAGTATGGTGCTTATTTTATTTCCATGGTGTCAAGGGGGAGAGGGGGGTTGGGGTGTGGGGTGATTAATCATGAGTTGGTTTTCAAGTTACAGAGTTAAAAGCAAGAAGGTAAAAGGAGTGAGTACTTGCGATGTGGAGTGGGTGCTAGATTTTGCTGTTCATACCCGTGGGCGTGGAACATATTTATGGGCGTGCCGGAGGCGAACACGTACACCAGTCTTCAGACCATAGCAAGGCATTTTGATTGTCGCATTTTGTTCTTCACATTTTTCTCCTCTTTCTGATGTGATCAGTGTAATGTACTGTACATTTCACATAGAGCCAATGCACGGTTTATTTCTGTGCTGCTATATATTCTCTCTATGGGAGAATCAGGTAGCTTTGGCTGCAAATTTACTCCCATAAAGAAGTATTTCTGTTGGGGAATCCTTACCAAGTTATCTTATCCTGATGGTTTACTCATTCTGTTTTAGCAGTGTCTCTGTGGatattatatttttatgaatGTATTTCTACAGGATATTGAGTATGGCTGCTTGCCTCAAGATATCTTGCACGGTATCCCTTGCAAATTCCGCAATGGAATTGTTGTCTGCGAGGTTTGCTGAAGTGGCAGTCTAATTTTGCAGCTGGAATTAATGCACTTGTTTTCTCTGCTTATGTGTCGTTTCTGTACATTTTACTGTACCTAGGTGCGGGACTACCGACCCTTCCTTTCTAATGGGGGCGATTATTCAGGATATGACTTCCCTAAAATGAACAGAGTTGCTCTTAGATTGGGCACTGAATGTGTTATCAAGGATCTGTCCTTGATTGCGGATCCTTCATGGACTTATCACCATCAACTGGTCAGTACTTATTTAAACCTGGAAAGACAAGGTTTAAATGTCATCTAGTACTTTTAAAATCCCACCTGAGAAATGTTTCTCTTACATATTTCAGATTGCTGAGTCGACCATCATCAATTCCTTGCAACCCAGGCTTAATTTGGATCCTACACCATGCCTTGAAAAGCTTTGCAACTCTGTTAAGAAGGTACCCCCCATTTTCTGTTCCTGGATCCTACTTaattcttttgttagttttaggAAGTAGTGTTTTTATATAGCTTGCGTTTTTGTGCCAAACTGTATGCAAATAGATCGATTTAGGTCTAAATAAGGGAAGACAGCGAACCAAAGATACATCTCTTCTCAGTTCTTCTACTGATCCTCCTGAAAAATGCAAGCCCAAGGAATGTGGCACCTGTGAAGATGCAGCAGTATGCATTGAGAGATCAGCTCTAGAAGTCTTCCCAGCCAGAATATTTTGCAGCTCACCTGTGAATTGTTCATCCTCTGCCCAAGGTAATAATCCGAAGTCAACTGTAATGTCTGATCCTGAAGAGACCATTCAACGCTCTTCTACCCTGAGGAACAGTTCTGCCTTATGTGACAGAAAACAAAGTGCATCAGGTAGTCCTGCTCCTGATCATTCTCTTCAGAATCATGAACAGCAGGTGGAGTTAGCAATTGTACAGGTTGATCACAAAAATGGACAATCACCAAGGGAGACAGTTCTATCACAAAAGAGAAAGCAGTCCCTGAATCTTCCACGTGAAAGGCGACCTTCAAACAAAAGTGCAAGGATGAGTTTCCAAAGTCCCAAAGGCCAGTTTCAAAAGTCAATCGGGACTTCAAATAAAGAAAGGCTTAAACTGGGATCTCCAAAAGAATCACCGGTTGAGGTTAAGGTAGATCAGACAATAGGCAAGAAGGACATGAGAGTACAGCAAAAGAAGACCTTCTCAGCGATCCAAACCAATCGCCTAAGTCCTTCCTTGAACAGAAATGATCCATGTTTAGAAAAATTCCCCGAAAAGGTTAAGCAAGGATCTCAGAAAGAACTGTTAATTGAGGTTAAAGTTGATCAGATGATTGGCAAAAAGGACATGAGAGGACATGAACAGAAGCCCTTCTCAGTTATCCCATCCAATCAACCACTTCCTTCCTTGAGGAGAAATAGTCCATGTTCAGATAAGTTCTCTGAAAAGGTTAAGGTGGTATCTCAAAAAGAACTGCCGGTTGAGGTCAAGGTAGACCAGATAATGTGCAAAAAGGACATGAGAGAACAGAAAAATGAGCCATTGTCAATGCTCCAAACCAATCATCCACACCCTTCCTTGAACAGAAATAGTCTGCATGCAGAAAATATCCCTGTAAAGGTTCACTCTTCGCATATAACGATAGATGAAAGTCATTTGGCCTCAATTGTAAATCTGGACAGTCACAGCGCGTCAGGGATCGAAGTTAGTGCAATGACCCCTGTATCCTCCTGCGATGCAAGTTCTGGAAAGGTGGCTGCCGGACCTAATGAGGATAAAGCTTCTACAGAGCCCAGAACTACTACTTTAAAGAGAGACTTACCAGGAACTTCTCCCATTTCTCTGAACCAGCAAGCCAGTTTCAAAGGGAAATGTCAGAAACAAGCTGATATTCTGGACAGACGACTGTTTGAAGACGGAGGCTTAGTAGAGCCAGGTGTTGCTGATAGTACTGCCAGTCGATTTGGTATTTCTCCAGATATTGAGTTGTGTATTAGACACCCTTTATATAACATTGAACCTGACATAGAAAAGATCTTATCAGAGGTCATCCTGATCACCCAGAGGTGTTACTTTGTACTTCTTGATCTGTAGTTTTCAATTCAAGTTGGAGTTATTTCCACAGAACTGATGTTATAAACATTGAAgttttttttgccaaaaatttACTTGTTCATTAATGTTAATGTAGGCATGCACTAAATGGAAATGCTTCTAAGGTTGAGGGTGTTGAAACATTGAGGCCATCGTCTTCCTGCTCACCCTCCCATTTCTTTCGGTATGGGAGTGCTGGGGGAAGTCCATACATGCGAGAAGAGACCATTTCGTGCCATCCTACTACAGGAACTAAAAATATTCGAAATATTGGAAGATATGTTTTTCACCGTGTGCAGTATTTCTGTAGAGGTGGGTTTGTTTCTGCTTGTGCACACATAATTTTAGTTTGCTCTTAGTCCTATTCTTCTAAAGAATCACACATGGCAGGTATAATTGATCAATCTCACTACATACTTTGCCTTCGTGAGTCTGAATCACCAGAGGACCATCAAATAGCTGTTGTAATGATATCTGGAGATGAGCATATTCACATTGCTACTCTTCCCACTTATGTGAGTACTATTTAATTCAATTTTACTTTCCaagaataatactccctccgttctaaaaaGATGTCTcaattttgtctaaatttgcatgtatctagacaTCTTTTAGTGTGTACATACATAgaaatctagacaaagttgagacatcctttttaGGGTTAGGGATATGTCTCCTCCGTGATATGCTTTTGTATAATAAATCTTGATCTATGTCTCCTCCGTGATATGCTTTTGTAGGATCAAGCAAGGAAGCTTGTGGACCAATTCATTCTTCTGGTAAATAAACATTTCTTTCCAACGCAGTCATGGTTTTGATAATATATAAAGTTATTTTTTCTGTCTGCTGCCACTTGGCACTTACACAGTGACAGGCTGTCAACAAGTTTAATTCTTATTATTATTTCTTGTTTACAGAGCATGCACATTAAACTAGTTGTTGCCCTAGATGAATTTAAATTTGCAGGAACTGATGTTTCATATACTGAAAGAATATTTCAGCTATATTTCAGAGTTTTGCTTGTCTTATGCAGATGAAACGGGATGGCTACGCACTATGCAATTCTAAAGTCTGTAATGGATTCTCTGTACCCAGGCAGGTAAGACATAGATACCTTTTAATACTGGTAGTTTCAGTACCACTCTATGTTTCCATATTAAGC contains:
- the LOC124664191 gene encoding uncharacterized protein LOC124664191; translated protein: MEPIPLIQRICADLEPSFALNLFPDGYTVGGLDKGMLVFLIGDDSERKPYTRASRALLSDIEYGCLPQDILHGIPCKFRNGIVVCEVRDYRPFLSNGGDYSGYDFPKMNRVALRLGTECVIKDLSLIADPSWTYHHQLIAESTIINSLQPRLNLDPTPCLEKLCNSVKKIDLGLNKGRQRTKDTSLLSSSTDPPEKCKPKECGTCEDAAVCIERSALEVFPARIFCSSPVNCSSSAQGNNPKSTVMSDPEETIQRSSTLRNSSALCDRKQSASGSPAPDHSLQNHEQQVELAIVQVDHKNGQSPRETVLSQKRKQSLNLPRERRPSNKSARMSFQSPKGQFQKSIGTSNKERLKLGSPKESPVEVKVDQTIGKKDMRVQQKKTFSAIQTNRLSPSLNRNDPCLEKFPEKVKQGSQKELLIEVKVDQMIGKKDMRGHEQKPFSVIPSNQPLPSLRRNSPCSDKFSEKVKVVSQKELPVEVKVDQIMCKKDMREQKNEPLSMLQTNHPHPSLNRNSLHAENIPVKVHSSHITIDESHLASIVNLDSHSASGIEVSAMTPVSSCDASSGKVAAGPNEDKASTEPRTTTLKRDLPGTSPISLNQQASFKGKCQKQADILDRRLFEDGGLVEPGVADSTASRFGISPDIELCIRHPLYNIEPDIEKILSEVILITQRHALNGNASKVEGVETLRPSSSCSPSHFFRYGSAGGSPYMREETISCHPTTGTKNIRNIGRYVFHRVQYFCRGIIDQSHYILCLRESESPEDHQIAVVMISGDEHIHIATLPTYDQARKLVDQFILLMKRDGYALCNSKVCNGFSVPRQTIIFQQSGDVSQLGYLTGEHSQYQGFSPCVAKSVVINECQDTSFSFQKRLQDVQGNVRQQGSQQWGLQDVDSNVLHQGSQQWGLPGVHSNVLHQGSQQCGLPDEQANVRQLGNTQQWRLLDAHANVRKQWSDQQWGLPYVHANVPHQGSNQQWGLPGAQANVSHQGSSQQWGLPGAQTNVVHQGSNQQWGLPSAHANVPHQGRQQWGLPDPHANLLPQGRHQWGMPDVHANALHQGSQQWVQPGQCPTMANVDTSHFLNPNYPAEQQYNSRVPGGVCSMDQHQHHYLQNRHPGSSDRYATSMNTGFYDQWHQTPPQQLSSRTQQWGFQDFGRQTNSMPQMHAGRGMRLSVPHPVGSPQMSSPTTGSDVSVTSFLVPPSYPYLPHGNGIS